In the genome of Flavobacteriales bacterium, the window CATCTCGCTCGAGCAGAGGTAATCATTAGTAGCTTTTAGAGTTACTGGGTATTCATCCTCCACTTCAAACAAGTTTTTAGGATTTTCTAAAGTTGAAGTGTTGCCATCCGCAAAGTCCCATGAATATTCTGTAGCTCCACCAGTAGTTAAGTTTTTAAACTGAATGCTGGAGTTGCTACTATTGCTTTCGAAAGTGAAACGTACTTGAGGTGTTGGGAATACATCAACGTTTTGCACGATTGCCGGACATGCTTTACGGTTATTAGGCATAATGATTAATGTTACCTTGCTATTACCACTTTGGTTAAACACGTGAGTAGGAGATGCATTGTTGTATGAATTTCCATCGCTAAATTTCCATAGGAATCTAGCTTCCGTATCATCTATGTTGATGTGGTAAGTTTTCTTCTCACCCTGACATAAATTTGTGTCCTCTAAATGTAGATCACAGATGTTTTTGTCGGCATTTACCGCATCTATAGCTACAGCAGGTGTGATGTTAGGTGATCTTTCAGGGCTAGGACTATTTGCAATCGCATCAGATTGTGTTTCGGTTGCAAGTGCTTTTTCTTCTTGAGAAATATAATTTGTTGAAGGAGTATTTACATCACTTAAAGAAGCGGTTTCTTTAGCTTCAGATTTATCCGAATCTGACGATATAGGTGTTTTGTTTGCTTTTAATAATTTTTCGGTACTAACTTCTTTGTATTGCGTAGCAACTGCAGCCGCGTGGCCCGAGTTCTTTTCGGGTTTCGCAGATTCGTTATTAGTAATAACTTCCTTAGCAACAATTGAATCCGTTTTAATGCTTGTCTCATCTGAAGATGACGAAAACATAATTGCACCAACAATTACTGCTGCACCTGCAATTGTGCTGATGTACTTAATCGTGTTGTTCCCTTTTTCAGGAGTGTCTTGAGCGTTTTTATCTAACGACTGTTCTACTCTGTCCCAAACTCCTTCATCATATGGAACTTCGATATTATCAAGGCCATCCTTAATAAATTTATCGAAAGAATCGTATGTGTTTCTACTATCCATTACTTTTTACTGCTAACTTTTCAAGGAAAACTTTCCTTAAATTAATTTTTGCTTTAGATAAATTAGATTTCGATGCGTTAACACTTATTCCTAATTGATCTGCTATTTCTTTATGCGAATACTCTTCTAATACGAACATATTGAAAACAGTTCGGTATGCCGGCGATAAATTTTGTATTTCAGCCATTACTTCCTGCATGTTAAACTGATTGAACATGCTAGTATCATCCTGTTCATTCCAGCTTTCTAAGTCCAGAATATCTGCTTCGTAATCCAGACTTTTAGATTTTATTTTGTTCTTACGGAAAAAGTCCACAGTTGTGTTCACTATTATTCTTCTTACCCAACCTTCAAAGGAGCCTTTGAAATTATATTTATGGACACTATCAAAAACTTTCAGAAAGCCATCATGTAAAATGTCTTTGGCTTCATCCTGGTCTTTCGAATATCTTAAGCAAACTCCCATCATCTTCTGGTAGTATAAAGTGTATATCTTTTTCTGGCAAACTCGATCTCCTGCGGCACATCCATTAATAGTGGATATAAGTTCTTTTTTCGCATTTTGATCAATTCCCATTTTGTGTTACAGATATAAGTCGTTCAATATGTCAAATGGTTGCCTTGTAATGTTAGTTATTTTTCATTGTAAAAATACACCTGCATTTTTAATTACATAAATAAAGACGGAAATAGTTGTACGAGGTTGCCTGTTGATACATGAATACTTCGTTTGTTTTTAATAAGGCCGTGTAACTATCCATGTAGTAGAGGTTTGTGTTGAAGGGGTCTGATTATATAACTCTTGTTATAATTTGAACGTATGATCTTCTTTATATACTTTAGCCCTCCTTAAAATATTAATGAATAATTTATTTTTTTTATGAAAGTAACTGTGGTAGGTGCTGGTAACGTTGGTGCAACATGCGCAAATGTAATAGCACACAAAGAATTAGCTAACGAAATAGTATTAGTAGATATTAAAGAAGGCCTTGCAGAAGGTAAATCTTTAGATATGTGGCAAACTGCTCCTATCAATATGTATGATTCGAGAATTATCGGTTCTACAAGTGATTATACCAAAACTGAAGGGTCTGATGTTGTTGTAATTACTTCAGGTATTCCTAGAAAACCAGGTATGACTAGAGATGATTTAATTTCTACAAATGCTGGTATTGTTAGAATGGTAACAGAAAATATCATTGCAGCTTCTCCTGATGCAATTATCATTATTGTATCAAACCCGTTAGATGTAATGACTTATTGTGCTTATTTATCTGCAAAAGTTGATTCTTCTAAAGTATTCGGGATGGCAGGTATTTTAGATACTGCTCGTTATAGAGCTTTCTTGGCCGAAGCGTTAGATGTTTCTCCTAAGGATATTCAAGCTGTGTTAATGGGTGGTCATGGAGATACAATGGTTCCTTTACCTCGCTATACTACTGTTGGTGGTATTCCAGTTGCAGAATTGATTAGTGAAGCAGAATTAGAAGCTATTGTAGATAGAACGAAAAAAGGTGGCGGAGAATTAGTTAACCTTATGGGAACATCTGCTTGGTATGCTCCAGGTGCTGCTGCTGCTCAAATGGTAGAAGCGATTGTTAGAGATCAAAAACGAATCTTCCCAGTTTGTGCATGGTTGCAAGGTGAGTATGGAATGAAAGACATCTACTTAGGCGTTCCTGTTAAATTAGGAAAGAATGGTATCGAAGAAATCATCGAATTAAAATTAAACGAAGCAGAAACTAAGTTGCTCGAAGAATCTGCTGTTGCAGTTCGTGAAGTAATGTCTGTTTTAGATAAGATGTAATAACGATCTTATAATAGTTAATTTAAATAAAAAAGGCTTCCATTGGAAGCCTTTTTTATTTAAATAAGATTAGTAAGGTATTAATCTGGATTAGTGAGATTGTCAGAATCTATATCCTTCGCAGTTCGAGAGCCAACTGCATAACGCAAGTGCAGCGGTTTACGTTTCTGTTTAACTGGGACTTATGGTATTTTGTCATTGTCAGGATCTGCATCACATGCAGTTCCTGAAAGCGTACTACATAATATAAGTGCCACTGTTTGTTCACCTCGCTTATTGGTGATTTCCTTTAAAGCAATTCCCGAAATGTTTTCGTACTCATATATGTGATCTACATATAATTTTAATTTGTTTTCATCTAATTCTGAAATTGTGCTATCGTAAAATACCCAATTGTAAACATTGGTATAAAGAGACAAGCTTGCATCTTTCATTACCAGCCAATTTGTGTCGGCATTAAATTCTAAAATTTCCGTGGGAACAGTGGCTGTACCATAAAAGAAAAAATCGTTACGGCTCAAGTCTTCAAACATTACCTTACCAGTGTAGTCTGTTGTTAAAAATTCATGGTAATTATCATCTAACCCACCTGGATACTCCGTTTTTCCACACGCCATTCTCACATAAGCACTATCAACAAGATTCGATGCATCAACCGTACCTTGATATACAGCAACTAATAACTTAGCCTTGCCGTCGTCACACTTTTTACATGCAGGAAGGATTACAATAGCTATAAGTCCAGCTAGTAATGCCCATTTGATTCCCCATTTAGTTGGATTTGCTTTCACGTTCATGTTTATTTGATTTCAGAGGGTTAAATATACAACATATTTACGTACTTGTCAATTCGAGATAAATGCAAATCAATGACAATTGCCTTGATAATGGTGTTGCATAATCTTCTAATCGCGAAATAAATGAATAATGCAGCATCTGTAATGACCATTGTATCATTAGTTGTTTTATATTTGCGGATTCCAAAAACCGAGTAAGTATTATTATAATGCAGAATAAGGCAGCAATTCAGATTTTTACAATCCTACTAGCAGTGGTTTGTATATACCATTTGTCATTTACGTGGGTAGTAAATAGTGTAGAGAACGATGCAAAAGCGTTCGCAAATGGAGATTCCCAAATAGAGTCCGATTACCTCGACTCAATGAAGAGTGTAGCGGTATATCCCATATTTGATCATACCTATGCAAAGTGTAAAACGAGTGAAATTAACTTAGGTCTCGATTTAAAAGGCGGAATGAATGTTACTTTAGAAGTATCAGTAGTTGATATTCTTAAAGCATTGGCAAATAAGAGCCAAGATGAAACATTTCAAAAAGCATTAGTAACAGCAACAAAACTTCAGGAAATAAGAGGAGACGATTATATTGTATTGTTTAAAGAAGCATTTGAACAGATTGATCCTCAGGCAAAATTAGCTTCACCTTCAATTTTTGGTACGAGAGAAATGCAAGGGCGTATCAAGTACGAAAGTACCAATGATGAAGTAATTGCAGTATTGCAAAGAGAAGTCGATGCGGCTATTATAAGATCATTCCTTGTGTTAAGAACAAGAATTGATAAGTTCGGAGTTTCTCAGCCGAATATTCAACGTTTAGGTACTTCAGGACGAATCCAAATCGAATTACCAGGAGTTAAAGATCCTGAAAGAGTTAGGAAATTGCTTCAAGGAACTGCAAAATTGGAATTCTGGGAGACGCATACTAATCAGGAAATATATCCATTTTTAGCAAAGGCTAATGATGAACTTGCGAGATATGGCAAGGCTGAAACTATTAAAGAAACTGGAGCAG includes:
- a CDS encoding sigma-70 family RNA polymerase sigma factor, with amino-acid sequence MGIDQNAKKELISTINGCAAGDRVCQKKIYTLYYQKMMGVCLRYSKDQDEAKDILHDGFLKVFDSVHKYNFKGSFEGWVRRIIVNTTVDFFRKNKIKSKSLDYEADILDLESWNEQDDTSMFNQFNMQEVMAEIQNLSPAYRTVFNMFVLEEYSHKEIADQLGISVNASKSNLSKAKINLRKVFLEKLAVKSNG
- a CDS encoding gliding motility-associated C-terminal domain-containing protein, which codes for MDSRNTYDSFDKFIKDGLDNIEVPYDEGVWDRVEQSLDKNAQDTPEKGNNTIKYISTIAGAAVIVGAIMFSSSSDETSIKTDSIVAKEVITNNESAKPEKNSGHAAAVATQYKEVSTEKLLKANKTPISSDSDKSEAKETASLSDVNTPSTNYISQEEKALATETQSDAIANSPSPERSPNITPAVAIDAVNADKNICDLHLEDTNLCQGEKKTYHINIDDTEARFLWKFSDGNSYNNASPTHVFNQSGNSKVTLIIMPNNRKACPAIVQNVDVFPTPQVRFTFESNSSNSSIQFKNLTTGGATEYSWDFADGNTSTLENPKNLFEVEDEYPVTLKATNDYLCSSEMVYKINIQEGFIVSAIRQFSPNSDGFLDSFKPDLSNSNVRDYKLEIHDTSGKLIWSTINPDESWDGLTGLENLSSHNNTFLWRLTAVSEDGVQVDVPGSVRIMSNQ
- the mdh gene encoding malate dehydrogenase, giving the protein MKVTVVGAGNVGATCANVIAHKELANEIVLVDIKEGLAEGKSLDMWQTAPINMYDSRIIGSTSDYTKTEGSDVVVITSGIPRKPGMTRDDLISTNAGIVRMVTENIIAASPDAIIIIVSNPLDVMTYCAYLSAKVDSSKVFGMAGILDTARYRAFLAEALDVSPKDIQAVLMGGHGDTMVPLPRYTTVGGIPVAELISEAELEAIVDRTKKGGGELVNLMGTSAWYAPGAAAAQMVEAIVRDQKRIFPVCAWLQGEYGMKDIYLGVPVKLGKNGIEEIIELKLNEAETKLLEESAVAVREVMSVLDKM